Proteins found in one Roseovarius pelagicus genomic segment:
- the xdhA gene encoding xanthine dehydrogenase small subunit — MQISFHLNGEAVVLDGVSPDDTTLDWLREVRGLTGTKEGCNEGDCGACTVLITDDAGTRPLNACILLLPQLHGKSIRTIEGINGPEGQPHPVQQAMVDLHGSQCGFCTPGFVVAMAAAHLSQTTDYNTALAGNLCRCTGYAPIVRAAEAAAVQPVPTWMKTAPSQATDTVPALPESSDALAALLIDAPETTLVAGATDVGLWVTKSLKDIAPAAFLHRCTDLQQIAVGDDTIHIGAGVTVEDLRHAIAPYHASFAEMIRRYGSVQVRSAATIGGNIANGSPIGDGPPALIALEARLHLRRGDDRRDIALEDFFVDYGKQDLRASEFVEAVSFPRQPDRLRCYKLSKRFDQDISAVCGCFNITVENGTVAAARIAFGGMAGVPKRATDVEAALTDAPWTMETVTTALPAFARDFAPLSDMRASAGYRLQTAQNLLLRYFHEDEGIATSVLEVRV; from the coding sequence ATGCAAATTTCGTTCCACCTGAACGGAGAGGCGGTCGTGCTGGATGGTGTGTCCCCGGACGACACCACGCTGGACTGGCTGCGCGAGGTTCGCGGGCTGACCGGAACCAAGGAAGGCTGCAATGAGGGCGATTGCGGTGCGTGTACGGTGCTGATTACAGACGATGCTGGAACGCGCCCGCTCAACGCGTGCATTCTGCTGCTGCCGCAACTGCACGGCAAGTCGATCCGCACCATCGAGGGGATCAACGGCCCCGAAGGACAGCCGCACCCGGTGCAGCAAGCGATGGTCGACCTTCACGGGTCACAATGCGGGTTCTGTACGCCCGGCTTTGTGGTTGCGATGGCTGCGGCGCATCTGAGCCAGACAACAGATTATAACACGGCATTGGCCGGCAACCTATGCCGTTGCACCGGTTACGCGCCAATCGTGCGCGCCGCCGAAGCGGCGGCAGTCCAACCCGTTCCCACTTGGATGAAGACAGCCCCATCACAGGCCACCGACACGGTGCCAGCCCTGCCAGAGAGCAGCGACGCGCTGGCTGCACTGTTGATTGATGCGCCGGAAACCACACTTGTCGCCGGGGCGACAGATGTCGGCCTCTGGGTCACCAAATCGCTGAAAGACATCGCACCAGCGGCATTCCTGCATCGCTGCACCGACTTGCAGCAGATCGCTGTAGGCGACGACACGATCCACATCGGTGCAGGCGTAACGGTTGAGGACCTGAGACACGCCATTGCCCCCTATCACGCGTCCTTTGCCGAGATGATCCGCCGTTATGGATCGGTTCAGGTGCGCAGCGCCGCAACAATCGGCGGCAACATCGCCAATGGATCGCCCATTGGTGATGGGCCACCCGCGCTCATTGCGTTAGAGGCCCGGCTGCATCTTCGGCGAGGGGATGACCGGCGCGACATTGCGCTAGAAGACTTCTTTGTTGACTACGGTAAACAGGACTTGCGCGCGTCGGAATTCGTCGAAGCGGTTAGCTTTCCACGTCAGCCCGATCGGCTGCGTTGTTACAAACTGTCAAAGCGGTTCGATCAGGATATTTCAGCAGTGTGCGGTTGTTTCAACATCACTGTGGAGAATGGCACTGTAGCAGCGGCACGGATCGCCTTTGGCGGCATGGCCGGCGTGCCCAAGCGTGCGACCGATGTCGAGGCGGCGCTGACGGACGCGCCTTGGACTATGGAAACGGTAACGACTGCTCTGCCTGCATTTGCCCGCGATTTTGCACCGCTCAGCGACATGCGCGCCTCTGCCGGGTATCGTCTGCAAACGGCGCAAAACCTGCTGTTGCGGTACTTCCACGAGGATGAAGGCATTGCGACTTCGGTTCTGGAGGTGCGCGTATGA
- the dnaE gene encoding DNA polymerase III subunit alpha, translating to MNKAPRFIHLRVHTEYSLLEGAVRLKKLPDMCVDAGLPAVAVTDTNNMFAALEFAVGAQAAGIQPIMGCQVDLAYVAVIPGERAKAPAPIVLLAQNEIGYENLMKLNSCLYLRGDGELPHVTPEELAQHSDGIICLTGGSDGPVGRLLQAGQRPAAETLMGQFAAAFADRLYVELQRHPGEGGAPEAERLTERGHIEMAYAMGLPLVATNDVYFPKAKMYEAHDAMLCIAEGTYVDQSAPRRRLTAQHYFKTPQEMAALFSDLPEALENTVEIAQRCAFGAYRRDPILPKFADNEVEELRRQSKEGLAERLKVIPHATTVEEYDKRLEFELGIIEKMGFPGYFLIVADFIKWAKDRDIPVGPGRGSGAGSLVAYALTITDLDPLRYSLLFERFLNPERVSMPDFDIDFCMDRREEVIHYVQEKYGRDRVGQIITFGALLSKAAVRDIGRVLQMPYGQVDRLSKMIPVEGVKPVSIEQALAQEERLREEARNEEVVDRLLKYGMQVEGLLRNASTHAAGVVIGDRPLDALVPLYQDPRSEMPATQFNMKWVEQAGLVKFDFLGLKTLTVVQNAVEQILAGGRALHIAADGTQLFEPPEGAVNDIGAIPLDDEATYQLYSKAKTVAVFQVESSGMMDALKRMKPNCIEDIVALVALYRPGPMENIPKYCEVKNGLSERDGLHPSVDHILDETQGIIVYQEQVMQIAQEMAGYSLGGADLLRRAMGKKIQAAMDAERPKFLKGSAENGVDKDKAMEVWNLLDKFANYGFNKSHAAAYAVVSYQTAWLKTNHPVEFMAGVMNCDIHLTDKLAVYFEEVKKGLDLPYKAPCVNRSDATFMVKDGTLHYALGALKNVGVEAMRLIVSGREERDFATLYDFARRVDLKRIGKRPLEMLARAGAFDALDRNRRRVFEAVESLMSYSGAIFDQKYSNQVSLFGEAGDDLPEPRLSPVEDWLPAERLTEEFKAVGFYLSGHPLDDYMAALKRKDVKTLDDVMEQASRAPCVVKMAGVVAGRQERKSARGNRFAFVQLSDTTGGYEVTMFSETLEKSREHLETGTHVVVTVEATMEAEQLKLLARSVAPIDGVVADAGSTGLRIFVDAPDAIQSVASVLENTRDVAKAVRPGPIRFCLLSPGLPGEVEVDAGAKYPVNPQIKGAIKSLPGVMDVQEI from the coding sequence ATGAACAAAGCACCGCGATTCATCCATCTGAGAGTTCACACCGAATATTCGCTGCTCGAAGGCGCGGTACGGCTAAAGAAGTTGCCGGATATGTGCGTGGATGCCGGGCTGCCCGCAGTGGCGGTGACTGATACCAACAACATGTTCGCAGCGTTGGAGTTCGCCGTAGGGGCACAGGCGGCGGGCATTCAGCCGATCATGGGGTGTCAGGTGGATCTGGCCTATGTCGCTGTCATCCCCGGCGAGCGCGCCAAAGCCCCCGCGCCGATCGTTTTGTTGGCTCAGAACGAGATCGGGTATGAAAACCTGATGAAGCTCAATTCATGTCTTTACCTGCGCGGCGACGGGGAACTGCCCCATGTCACCCCCGAGGAATTGGCACAGCATTCGGATGGGATCATTTGTCTTACGGGCGGATCGGATGGTCCGGTTGGCAGGCTGTTGCAGGCAGGCCAGCGTCCGGCTGCCGAGACGTTGATGGGGCAATTCGCGGCCGCGTTTGCGGATCGGCTCTATGTCGAGTTGCAACGCCATCCGGGCGAGGGAGGTGCGCCGGAAGCGGAACGCCTGACCGAGCGGGGCCATATCGAGATGGCATATGCGATGGGCCTGCCGCTGGTGGCGACCAACGACGTCTATTTCCCCAAGGCCAAGATGTACGAGGCGCATGATGCAATGCTCTGTATTGCGGAAGGCACATATGTAGACCAATCGGCCCCACGCCGTCGCCTGACTGCTCAGCATTACTTCAAAACACCACAGGAGATGGCGGCACTTTTCTCGGATTTGCCTGAGGCACTGGAGAACACCGTCGAAATCGCACAGCGTTGCGCCTTTGGTGCGTATCGGCGCGATCCGATCCTGCCAAAGTTTGCCGATAACGAGGTCGAAGAATTGCGTCGGCAATCCAAAGAGGGACTCGCCGAACGGCTAAAGGTGATCCCTCATGCCACAACCGTGGAAGAGTATGACAAACGGCTCGAATTCGAACTGGGCATCATCGAGAAGATGGGCTTTCCGGGGTATTTTCTTATCGTGGCCGATTTTATCAAATGGGCCAAAGACCGTGATATCCCCGTGGGACCGGGGCGCGGGTCGGGGGCGGGATCGCTGGTCGCCTATGCGCTGACGATTACCGACCTTGATCCGCTGCGCTACAGTTTGCTGTTCGAGAGGTTCCTGAACCCGGAACGAGTCAGCATGCCTGACTTTGACATCGACTTTTGCATGGATCGCCGCGAGGAGGTGATCCACTACGTACAGGAGAAATACGGTCGCGACCGTGTCGGGCAGATCATCACGTTCGGCGCGTTACTGTCCAAGGCCGCAGTACGCGATATCGGGCGGGTGCTGCAAATGCCCTACGGTCAGGTGGACCGTTTGTCCAAGATGATCCCCGTTGAGGGTGTGAAACCTGTCAGTATCGAACAGGCATTGGCGCAGGAGGAGCGTTTGCGCGAAGAGGCGCGCAATGAGGAGGTCGTCGACCGTCTGCTGAAATACGGCATGCAGGTCGAGGGGCTGTTGCGCAATGCGTCCACTCATGCGGCCGGCGTCGTGATCGGTGATCGGCCTCTTGATGCGTTGGTCCCGCTATATCAGGATCCGCGCTCGGAAATGCCGGCAACCCAGTTCAACATGAAATGGGTTGAACAGGCCGGGCTGGTGAAATTCGACTTCCTTGGCCTCAAGACGCTGACTGTCGTGCAGAACGCCGTTGAGCAAATCCTAGCAGGTGGCCGGGCGTTACATATCGCCGCCGATGGAACGCAGTTGTTTGAGCCGCCCGAAGGGGCCGTGAACGACATTGGTGCCATACCGTTGGATGACGAGGCGACCTATCAGCTCTATTCCAAAGCCAAGACAGTTGCAGTGTTTCAGGTGGAAAGCTCTGGAATGATGGACGCGCTGAAGCGCATGAAGCCTAACTGCATTGAGGACATCGTGGCTCTGGTCGCGCTTTACCGCCCCGGCCCGATGGAGAATATTCCAAAATATTGCGAAGTTAAGAACGGGCTGAGCGAGCGCGACGGACTGCATCCGTCTGTCGATCACATTCTGGACGAGACGCAGGGTATCATCGTCTATCAGGAACAGGTGATGCAGATCGCGCAGGAGATGGCCGGATACAGCCTTGGGGGTGCGGACCTGTTGCGCCGCGCGATGGGCAAGAAGATTCAGGCCGCAATGGACGCTGAGCGGCCAAAGTTTCTGAAGGGATCCGCTGAAAACGGGGTGGACAAAGACAAGGCGATGGAGGTCTGGAACCTTCTGGACAAGTTCGCCAACTACGGGTTCAACAAATCCCACGCGGCGGCCTATGCAGTGGTCAGCTACCAGACCGCATGGCTGAAAACCAACCACCCGGTCGAGTTCATGGCGGGGGTGATGAACTGCGATATTCACCTGACCGACAAGCTGGCGGTGTATTTCGAAGAGGTAAAGAAGGGGCTGGACCTACCTTACAAGGCCCCTTGCGTGAATCGCTCAGATGCGACGTTCATGGTAAAGGATGGTACGCTGCATTATGCGCTGGGCGCGCTCAAGAACGTTGGTGTCGAGGCGATGCGCCTGATCGTTAGCGGGCGCGAAGAACGCGACTTTGCGACGCTTTATGATTTTGCCCGGCGGGTGGATCTGAAACGAATTGGCAAACGTCCGCTGGAGATGCTGGCCCGTGCGGGCGCATTCGATGCGCTGGATCGCAATCGCCGCAGGGTATTCGAGGCGGTCGAATCTCTGATGAGCTACTCGGGTGCGATCTTTGACCAGAAATACTCTAATCAGGTCTCTCTCTTTGGCGAGGCAGGTGATGATCTGCCAGAGCCACGCCTGAGCCCGGTGGAAGATTGGCTGCCTGCCGAACGATTGACCGAAGAGTTCAAGGCGGTGGGCTTCTACCTGTCGGGGCATCCGCTTGATGACTACATGGCGGCGTTGAAACGCAAAGACGTCAAGACGCTTGATGACGTGATGGAGCAAGCCTCTCGCGCGCCTTGCGTCGTCAAGATGGCCGGTGTGGTGGCCGGACGCCAAGAGCGCAAGTCGGCGCGCGGCAACCGGTTCGCCTTTGTCCAGTTGAGTGACACGACGGGCGGGTATGAAGTCACGATGTTCTCTGAAACACTGGAAAAATCGCGCGAACATCTGGAAACCGGCACACATGTTGTGGTGACGGTCGAGGCCACGATGGAAGCCGAGCAGCTTAAGCTGCTGGCGCGCAGTGTGGCGCCGATAGACGGTGTGGTGGCCGACGCAGGCAGCACCGGGTTGCGCATTTTTGTCGATGCACCTGATGCGATTCAATCGGTCGCAAGCGTGTTGGAAAACACGCGTGACGTGGCCAAGGCGGTCCGCCCCGGTCCGATCCGGTTTTGCTTACTGTCACCGGGCCTG